From the Bacillus tuaregi genome, one window contains:
- the dnaJ gene encoding molecular chaperone DnaJ encodes MDKRDYYEVLGVSKSASKDEIKKAYRKLSKQYHPDINKDPGAEDKFKEIKEAYEVLSDDQKRSHYDQFGHTDPNQGFGGFGGGGDFGGFGGFEDIFSTFFGGGGGGRRRDPNAPRQGADLQYTMTLSFEDAVFGKETEIEIPREENCETCNGSGAKKGTKPETCSHCHGTGQLNIEQNTPFGRIVNRRVCNYCHGTGQEIKHKCSTCGGTGKVKKRRKISIKIPAGIDDGQQLRVSGQGEPGTNGGPAGDLYVVFHIRSHEFFERDGDDIYCEMPITFAQAALGDEIEVPTMHGKVKLKVPSGTQTGTKFRLRGKGVPNVRGRGVGDQHIIVKVITPTKLTEKQRQLLQEFAEISGAVPKDDQEEGFFGKVRRAFKGE; translated from the coding sequence ATGGATAAAAGGGATTACTATGAGGTACTTGGCGTAAGTAAAAGTGCATCAAAAGATGAAATTAAGAAGGCGTACCGGAAGCTTTCAAAGCAATATCATCCGGATATCAATAAAGATCCAGGTGCAGAAGACAAATTTAAAGAAATCAAAGAAGCCTATGAAGTATTAAGTGATGATCAAAAACGCTCCCACTATGATCAGTTTGGTCATACCGATCCAAATCAAGGGTTTGGTGGTTTCGGCGGCGGTGGAGACTTTGGTGGCTTTGGCGGCTTCGAGGATATTTTTAGCACCTTTTTTGGCGGCGGGGGCGGCGGTAGACGGCGTGATCCAAATGCACCAAGACAGGGTGCTGATTTACAATACACGATGACATTATCTTTTGAAGATGCTGTATTCGGAAAAGAGACAGAAATTGAAATCCCACGTGAGGAAAACTGTGAAACATGTAATGGTTCCGGGGCTAAAAAGGGGACGAAGCCTGAGACGTGTTCACATTGTCATGGAACAGGGCAATTAAATATTGAACAAAATACGCCGTTTGGCAGAATTGTAAATAGACGGGTATGTAACTATTGTCATGGAACAGGTCAAGAAATAAAACATAAATGTTCTACTTGCGGCGGTACTGGGAAAGTGAAAAAGCGCCGGAAAATATCCATCAAAATTCCAGCAGGTATTGATGATGGACAGCAATTACGCGTATCCGGACAAGGTGAACCAGGTACTAACGGTGGACCAGCGGGTGATTTGTATGTTGTCTTCCATATTCGTTCACATGAATTTTTCGAACGTGACGGAGATGATATTTACTGTGAGATGCCAATCACATTTGCACAGGCAGCACTTGGTGATGAAATAGAAGTTCCTACCATGCATGGAAAAGTGAAGCTTAAAGTGCCAAGTGGAACGCAAACAGGGACCAAATTCCGCTTAAGAGGAAAAGGAGTTCCTAATGTCCGCGGACGTGGGGTCGGGGACCAGCATATTATTGTAAAGGTTATTACCCCAACAAAGCTAACGGAGAAACAGAGACAATTACTGCAGGAATTTGCTGAAATCAGCGGAGCGGTTCCAAAGGATGACCAAGAGGAAGGCTTTTTCGGAAAAGTAAGAAGAGCGTTCAAGGGTGAATAA
- the dnaK gene encoding molecular chaperone DnaK has protein sequence MSKIIGIDLGTTNSCVAVMEGGEPKVIPNPEGNRTTPSVVAFKNGERQVGEVAKRQAITNPNTIISIKRHMGTNHKEEIEGKEYSPQEISAIILQNLKATAEAYLGEEVTKAVITVPAYFNDAERQATKDAGKIAGLEVERIINEPTAAALAYGLDKTDEDQTILVFDLGGGTFDVSILELGDGVFEVKATAGDNRLGGDDFDQVIIDYLVDEFRKENGIDLSKDKMAVQRLKDAAEKAKKDLSGVTSTQISLPFITAGEAGPLHLEVTLSRAKFDELSSHLVERTMGPTRQALSDAGLSTSEIDKVILVGGSTRIPAVQEAIKKATGKEPHKGVNPDEVVAMGAAVQGGVITGDVKDVVLLDVTPLSLGIETMGGVFTKLIDRNTTIPTSKSQVFSTAADNQTAVDIHVLQGERPMANDNKTLGRFQLSDIPPAPRGIPQIEVSFDIDKNGIVNVRAKDLGTNKEQTITIKSSTGLTDEEIEKMVKEAEMNAESDKKRKEEVELRNEADQLVFQTEKTIKDLEGKVDEAEVQKANTAKDELKAAIEKNDLDEIRTKKDALQEIVQNLSVKLYEEAAKQAQAAQGAEGESAPKDDNVVDAEFEEVKDDK, from the coding sequence ATGAGCAAAATCATTGGTATTGACTTAGGAACTACAAACTCCTGTGTGGCTGTCATGGAGGGCGGCGAACCGAAGGTTATTCCAAATCCAGAAGGAAACCGGACAACACCATCTGTTGTCGCATTTAAAAATGGCGAAAGACAGGTTGGGGAAGTAGCAAAGCGTCAAGCAATTACAAATCCAAATACGATTATTTCAATTAAACGTCATATGGGTACGAATCATAAAGAGGAAATTGAAGGTAAAGAATATAGTCCGCAGGAAATTTCTGCAATCATTCTGCAGAATTTAAAAGCGACTGCTGAAGCCTATTTAGGTGAAGAAGTAACCAAAGCAGTTATTACCGTTCCAGCCTATTTTAATGATGCAGAGCGTCAAGCAACAAAAGATGCTGGTAAAATTGCCGGTCTTGAAGTAGAACGTATTATCAACGAGCCAACGGCTGCAGCACTTGCTTATGGTCTTGATAAGACAGACGAAGATCAAACGATCCTGGTATTTGACCTCGGCGGCGGTACGTTTGACGTATCGATTCTAGAGCTTGGTGATGGTGTATTCGAGGTGAAAGCAACAGCTGGTGACAACCGTCTTGGTGGTGACGACTTCGACCAAGTCATTATTGATTATTTAGTAGATGAATTCCGTAAAGAAAATGGAATTGACCTATCTAAAGATAAAATGGCTGTACAGCGTTTGAAGGATGCGGCTGAGAAAGCGAAAAAAGATTTATCTGGTGTAACAAGCACACAAATTTCATTACCATTTATTACAGCGGGAGAAGCTGGTCCACTTCACTTAGAAGTGACATTATCACGTGCTAAATTTGATGAGCTATCTTCTCATCTGGTTGAACGTACAATGGGGCCAACTCGTCAGGCCTTAAGTGATGCAGGTCTTTCAACGTCAGAAATTGATAAAGTCATCCTTGTTGGTGGTTCAACTCGTATTCCTGCTGTTCAGGAAGCAATCAAGAAGGCAACGGGAAAAGAGCCTCATAAAGGTGTAAACCCTGATGAAGTGGTAGCAATGGGTGCTGCTGTTCAGGGCGGTGTTATCACAGGTGACGTTAAGGATGTAGTATTACTTGATGTAACTCCGCTATCACTTGGAATTGAAACAATGGGTGGAGTATTCACGAAGCTAATTGATCGTAATACAACCATTCCAACTTCAAAATCTCAAGTGTTCTCTACGGCTGCTGATAATCAAACAGCAGTAGATATTCATGTGCTACAGGGTGAACGCCCAATGGCTAATGACAACAAAACACTCGGACGTTTCCAATTAAGTGATATTCCACCAGCACCAAGAGGAATTCCACAAATCGAGGTATCATTTGATATTGATAAAAACGGTATTGTTAACGTGCGTGCTAAAGACCTTGGTACAAATAAAGAACAAACGATTACGATTAAATCTTCTACTGGTTTAACAGATGAGGAAATTGAAAAAATGGTCAAAGAAGCTGAAATGAACGCTGAGTCAGATAAGAAGCGTAAAGAAGAAGTTGAGCTTCGCAATGAAGCAGACCAGCTTGTTTTCCAAACAGAAAAAACAATTAAAGACCTTGAAGGTAAAGTGGACGAAGCAGAGGTTCAAAAGGCTAATACAGCAAAAGACGAACTGAAAGCAGCTATCGAGAAAAATGATCTTGATGAAATTCGCACGAAAAAAGATGCCTTACAAGAGATTGTTCAAAACCTATCTGTCAAACTATATGAAGAAGCAGCAAAACAAGCGCAAGCAGCACAGGGAGCAGAAGGCGAAAGCGCTCCGAAAGATGACAATGTAGTTGATGCAGAGTTCGAAGAAGTAAAAGACGATAAGTAA
- the grpE gene encoding nucleotide exchange factor GrpE: MVSEKDLKTAEDAVEATEEVDAIEEVFAEEPVMEEANEQPLQKEIDELKKQNAELQAKLDEAENRILRIQADFENSRRRARLDLEASEKYKAQSLITDLLPAIDNFERALKMEAENEQAKSLLQGVEMVYRGLLEALKNAGAEQIEAVGKEFDPHIHQAVMQVEDENFGTNIVVEEFQKGYLLKDRVIRPSMVKVNQ; encoded by the coding sequence ATGGTGTCAGAAAAAGATTTAAAGACTGCTGAAGATGCAGTTGAGGCTACAGAAGAAGTGGATGCGATTGAAGAGGTCTTTGCTGAAGAGCCTGTAATGGAAGAAGCTAACGAACAGCCTTTGCAAAAAGAAATAGATGAATTAAAAAAGCAAAACGCTGAATTACAAGCAAAGCTAGATGAAGCAGAGAATCGGATTCTTCGTATTCAGGCTGATTTTGAAAATTCTCGTCGCCGTGCAAGACTTGATCTTGAAGCGAGTGAAAAATATAAGGCACAAAGCTTGATTACTGATCTTTTGCCTGCTATTGATAACTTCGAAAGAGCACTAAAGATGGAAGCTGAAAATGAACAGGCTAAGTCATTATTACAGGGTGTGGAAATGGTCTACAGAGGACTGCTTGAGGCTCTTAAGAACGCAGGTGCAGAGCAAATTGAAGCAGTTGGGAAAGAGTTTGACCCACATATTCATCAAGCAGTTATGCAGGTTGAGGATGAGAATTTTGGAACAAACATCGTCGTGGAAGAATTCCAAAAAGGCTATCTCTTAAAGGACAGAGTCATCCGTCCGTCAATGGTAAAAGTAAATCAGTAA
- the hrcA gene encoding heat-inducible transcriptional repressor HrcA → MLTDRQLLILQVIVDDFIHYAQPVGSRSLAKKDEISFSSATIRNEMADLEELGFIEKTHTSSGRIPSEKGYRYYVDHLLSPQKLNFQDIHKVKSVFAERIYEMEKIVQKSAKILSELTNYTAIVLGPAVRENKLRKIQIVPLNQETAVAIIVTDTGHVENKIFHLPESMNASDLEKTVNILNERLAGVPLDSLNNKLFLEIAALLRRHIENYDIMLNIIGDSLKVSHNEKLFFSGKTNMLNQPEFHDIEKVRNLLDLIDQEKDFYEIIRKNPSGIHVKIGRENVNSALEDCSFITASYSIGKEQLGSIAILGPTRMEYSRVISLMQLLSHDLSTVLTKLYQMK, encoded by the coding sequence ATGTTAACGGATCGACAACTGCTTATTCTGCAAGTGATCGTTGATGATTTCATCCATTACGCCCAACCGGTTGGATCTAGAAGCTTGGCAAAAAAGGATGAGATATCTTTCAGTTCAGCCACAATTCGTAATGAAATGGCAGACTTAGAAGAATTGGGATTTATTGAAAAAACACATACATCTTCCGGTAGAATACCGTCTGAAAAAGGTTATCGATATTATGTCGATCATTTACTTTCGCCGCAGAAGCTAAATTTTCAAGATATCCATAAAGTAAAATCGGTTTTTGCTGAACGGATCTATGAAATGGAAAAAATTGTGCAAAAATCAGCAAAAATCCTATCTGAGCTTACGAATTATACAGCTATTGTACTTGGTCCTGCTGTGAGGGAAAATAAATTACGCAAAATTCAAATCGTTCCACTGAATCAAGAAACAGCAGTGGCTATCATTGTAACTGATACAGGTCATGTGGAAAATAAAATATTCCATTTGCCTGAATCGATGAATGCAAGTGATCTTGAGAAGACGGTCAATATTTTAAATGAGCGTCTGGCTGGGGTACCGCTTGACAGCTTAAACAATAAATTATTTCTGGAAATTGCTGCTCTACTGCGCCGCCACATTGAAAACTATGATATTATGCTGAATATCATTGGTGATTCCTTAAAGGTATCGCATAATGAAAAGCTATTCTTTAGCGGTAAAACGAATATGCTAAACCAGCCTGAGTTTCACGACATTGAGAAAGTTCGTAACCTACTGGACTTAATTGATCAGGAAAAGGATTTTTATGAGATTATTCGTAAAAATCCAAGTGGTATACATGTTAAAATTGGTCGTGAAAATGTTAATTCAGCCTTGGAGGATTGCAGTTTTATTACGGCATCCTATTCAATTGGCAAAGAGCAGTTGGGCTCCATTGCCATTCTTGGACCAACGAGAATGGAATATTCCAGAGTGATTAGTTTAATGCAATTGTTATCCCATGACTTATCTACAGTCTTAACTAAGTTGTATCAAATGAAATAG
- the hemW gene encoding radical SAM family heme chaperone HemW has translation MIKAAYIHIPFCEHICHYCDFNKVFLKGQPVDEYLTALEKEIIITLSELPESKIQTVFVGGGTPTALNESQLERLCFIIREHIPFADRVEFTFEANPGDLSFEKLKILNNSGVNRLSFGVQSFNEELLKKIGRVHKAEDVFHSVEAARKAGFQNISLDLMYGLPGQTIAEFNETLQTAFTLETTHFSGYSLIIEPKTIFYQLMQKGKLHVPEEDEEAAMYEILIEQMEKHGYHQYEISNFAKKGFESIHNLTYWNNEHYFGFGAGAHSYLNGVRRSNYGPLKKYMTPLEEGMLPIIEENKLSEKEMWEEEMFLGLRKIKGVSISRFQAKFGQNPLEIFNQEIEMLINKKLLQISHNHIYLTKRGRFLGNEVFQAFL, from the coding sequence ATGATAAAAGCTGCATATATACACATCCCATTTTGTGAGCATATATGTCATTACTGTGATTTTAATAAGGTTTTTTTAAAGGGACAGCCAGTGGATGAGTACTTAACTGCACTTGAAAAGGAAATAATAATAACACTCTCTGAGCTACCTGAATCGAAGATTCAAACCGTTTTTGTTGGGGGAGGAACACCCACCGCCTTAAACGAAAGCCAACTGGAAAGATTATGCTTCATTATTCGTGAACATATTCCATTCGCTGATAGAGTTGAATTTACGTTTGAAGCTAACCCTGGAGATTTATCCTTTGAAAAGCTAAAAATACTAAATAACTCGGGTGTGAACCGGCTTAGCTTTGGTGTCCAATCCTTTAACGAAGAACTGCTGAAGAAAATAGGTAGAGTTCATAAAGCGGAGGATGTATTTCACTCCGTTGAAGCAGCAAGAAAGGCTGGGTTTCAAAATATTAGTCTCGATTTAATGTACGGGTTGCCTGGTCAAACCATAGCTGAATTTAATGAAACCTTACAAACGGCATTTACTCTGGAAACAACCCATTTTTCAGGGTATTCATTGATTATTGAGCCGAAAACAATCTTTTATCAGCTGATGCAAAAGGGAAAGCTGCATGTACCTGAAGAGGATGAAGAGGCAGCTATGTACGAAATACTAATTGAGCAAATGGAAAAACATGGATACCATCAATATGAGATAAGCAATTTTGCTAAAAAAGGCTTTGAAAGCATTCATAATTTAACCTATTGGAATAATGAACATTATTTTGGTTTTGGTGCCGGTGCCCATAGCTATTTGAACGGAGTCCGACGGTCCAATTACGGTCCATTGAAAAAATACATGACTCCACTTGAAGAGGGTATGCTCCCCATTATTGAGGAAAACAAGCTGAGTGAAAAAGAAATGTGGGAAGAAGAGATGTTTCTTGGGTTGCGAAAGATAAAAGGTGTTTCCATTAGTCGTTTTCAAGCCAAATTTGGACAGAATCCGCTTGAAATCTTTAATCAAGAAATTGAAATGCTCATAAATAAAAAATTGCTACAAATAAGTCATAACCATATATATCTAACAAAACGGGGCCGTTTTTTAGGAAACGAGGTTTTTCAGGCATTTTTATAG